A section of the Nitrospira sp. genome encodes:
- a CDS encoding peroxiredoxin: MAIRLGDDAPNFTAETTEGTINFHEWLGNGWGILFSHPKDYTPVCTTELGTVAKISPEFKKRGVKVIAVSVDPMDSHKGWINDINETQKTTMNYPIIADPDKKIATLYDMIHPNAIDNMTVRSVFIIGPDKKVKLTLTYPASCGRNFDELLRVIDSLQLTSKYKVATPANWKDGEDCIITPAVGDAEAQQLFPKGFTTVKPYLRYTPQPNR; the protein is encoded by the coding sequence ATGGCGATTCGATTGGGCGATGATGCGCCGAACTTTACGGCGGAGACGACAGAGGGCACGATTAACTTTCACGAATGGCTGGGGAATGGGTGGGGTATTCTGTTTTCCCACCCCAAGGATTATACACCAGTCTGCACGACGGAGTTGGGTACGGTTGCCAAAATCTCTCCGGAATTCAAAAAGCGAGGGGTGAAGGTGATTGCGGTCAGTGTAGATCCAATGGATTCTCACAAAGGATGGATCAATGATATCAATGAGACTCAGAAGACGACGATGAACTATCCCATCATCGCCGATCCTGATAAAAAGATCGCCACGCTCTATGACATGATTCATCCAAATGCGATCGACAATATGACGGTGCGGTCGGTCTTTATCATTGGCCCGGATAAGAAGGTGAAGCTGACACTGACGTATCCGGCTTCCTGTGGGCGGAACTTCGATGAATTGTTGCGGGTTATTGATTCACTCCAACTTACATCGAAATACAAGGTAGCTACACCGGCAAACTGGAAAGATGGTGAAGATTGCATCATTACCCCCGCAGTCGGTGATGCAGAAGCGCAACAGTTGTTTCCTAAAGGATTCACGACGGTGAAACCGTACCTCCGCTACACCCCTCAACCGAACCGATAG